TGGAATTTGTATCAATTAAACACACCTAACTCATTGTTGCACTTCATTGTTGCAATAAACTTGAACCAGTTAAAGTTTCCATAAAAAGATGTTTAATTACAATGTCTTCAAATCTAGTTATATTTAACTTTGTCACTAGGTGTAGCTTAACTTTATAGAACGATACTCAATAATAGGTGAAAATTATTTAGGGGTTATCTTTTGATAAAGGTCAATTGATGAGAAGGCACACAAAACCAAAAGTTTATTCATCGATTAAAAACCTTTGTGAAATTTGAAACACGGTCATAAAGATGATATGAGGTTTTgcttaaatacagccctaaagtgtataaattatttgtacatttagcATAAAATTCAagggtgaacttttaatatagaaagtacaagttttttatgcacgttaaatacagcccttagggtcgtatttaacattttcttgatgatattaatcttcattttcttcaaagATTTGAAACTTAGAGCAATTACATAACTTTTCGATACAAAATGATCAACTACCAAATAAATAAACACTTCGTAGTAAAAATAACTtagatatcatcatcatcatcatcatattatatatatccatattttttataacaaaatccatatgtataatttgacaatttgttacaataaaaatttaatactaCCCTACAAAACAGTGGTAGTTACTTCATATTCATTTATAGTTGCAATGGTAAATTTCTTAGtacttttgatgaatttgaatgTAAGAATATCTATATTAATACTAAAACCTAATTTCAATGTTTTATCATAAGTTTATAATGTTCTAATTCTAGAAATgtattaaaagttattttagatGACAAATAAGTGATCTCTGAATGATGAATTTTCATCACTATTCACATTTTATATAGTTCATCCATATATAATACGTTATCACAGATAAATCAAATTgaaagggtatatatatatacacttaaaaaagtaattattgtCATCTCTATTCTAGCCATTAATTGAAAGAAATAGTATTGATTCCTAATAAAAATTAAGAATACGAGTATGTGTATTAAGCCCATCTCCATATATACGCTAAAGCACTACTAACTTTGGTATTTTGGTGTaaaaatatctatctataactAAGACACATAATTAGGTGAGCATTTTACTCCAAAATTTGATACAACAGTAAACATTACACCGAATGTTGATACCATTTATCTTAATCATTATAAATGATGTTCTAATTTCATATTGTAGATTAGTTAGATATGAAAAGTCATTTTATAAAGTACTAGAATTTAAAAAActcaaatttattttatagaaaTGTTGAAGAGAAAAACAATGTAgagtaaatatatttattatattattggaGTGAAAAACAGATATACAGTCAAACCTTTATAAATtgatactcgataaattaataacctcgataaaactaataatttgtctaGTCTCAACTTGAAACCAATACAAAATTGGAtctcaatcaataaaataataatataatattttttttttaaatcccaGTGTATTTATAGTGGTCTCAAcgaaactatatataataataactaataggAGCTTCCAAATTTGCAGATTGCTTAGTAAAAAGTcgcttgtttttttgtttgaacttCAAATCTATATTaagtttatctttaaattttctcATTGTACTCAAGAGTAGCTGCATTATTTTTTTCGTATTTCAACAAAAAGTTGAGAAGAGTTGTTGTCCTTTACATTGCTTCCTTTTAAAGCTATTGGACATCCTTGACTTTGTCATCAACCAGATTTTGAATGATTTCGCCATAAATTCTTTAATACTTTTTACCTCATAACCTTCATTATTTACATCACGATAATGCAAGCTTGTACAAGTTCTCAGACTCATGAATTTCTTATCCACAACTTACATCGTAAAACCtatttaagttaataaaatattaatttatcgatataataatatcttgttaaattgataaaatattcCGGTCctgacattattaatttatataggtTTACTGTACATCAATCTTGATGTACTATATGGTACATATATTAGAGATgctaaaagtttaaatttggtTGAAAATTGTACCATAAGGCATACTCAAACTTGGGCATGGCAAACTTATCTATGCCTTTCAAAAATCCGTGTTGATTAACTAAAAAAGGCAGTGGGAATTGGTTTGGACCCAAGACGGTACAAATAATGAATCGTACCATAATACTGAAAGCCAATTGTTTGTCAAAATAATTGGTATGGACTAATTGAGTACATAACGAGTATACTATGGGCGATGGGCCAATATGGTACACATGGTTTGCAATTGCAATCCATATTCGTAAACTGACCACATAATTGTCATGGGTTAGAAACTTAGAACTTATCTGTTGGAGTTAGGGGTGTCAATTTCTTATACAACCCGTGACACGATACGTAGTAAATGAGTCGTGGGAAATAAATGGGTCGACATGACTAAATATTTAACATATGGATTGAATTCAAGATagattatcatatatatttgagtaaattacacttttcgtccctgaagttggcacgtttttcacttttcgtcccttaagagaaaaaattacaattttgaccttaaagttggcagattttttcaatcatcgtctctctccaaacgtcgttaagtttctgccgttaagtcggacacgtgcaacacacgtgagggactgaaactgcaaaaaatgacaagtttatggaagaaaacagaaatttacttttctgttgtcatcatcttcatttgctccggctgactttcgttGGAAAATTCTtcgaaaaacttaaaatgttgatatctcactcgttttttcgaattagatcacgaaaccactaccaaacttctcaaaattaatttccgcacgaattaATTTTGTTTAGGATTCATGCGTAAATTAATtctgagaagtttggtggtggtttcgtggtttaattcgaagaaacgagtgagatatcggcattttaagtttttcggcgaattttccgacgaaagtcagccggagaagatgaagatgatgacaacagaaaagtaaatttcagttttcgtccctgaacttgtcattttttgcagtttcagtccctcacgtgtgttgcacgtgtccgacttaacggctgaaacttaacaacgtttggcgagggatgatgattgaaaaaatctgccaactttaaggtcaaaattgtaatattttcatttaagggacgaaaagtgaaaaacgtgccaactttagggacaaaaagtataatttactcTATATATTTAAATGGGTGTGATATTTTCACAACATATTTTAGTGTTACATAacaaatctatatattttacttcATAGTGTAAAGttgtaaaacatatatttttgtatatggtTAATTTATGGTGTGAGTATATCATCCCATATCGCTAAAATATCATGAGCTCAACAGTTTTACACGACTAACATCTTTAGTAAGTAGGTTGGCTTAATTCAACATATCAATACAATTATAAAATGAGAAGTTTTTATTAAGATAGTCAACCTACAATTGGTTAACCAGCAGAAAAGAACAATTGCAACCTCTATAATTTATACTCCACGATCTACAGCATTATTATGATATGCCAAATATAGTATTTCATTAAATGGAATTATATTGAATCATTTGCACACGGGGAATGgttaatctttttaatttattagcctaaaaatcctctaaatttattaaatgatgacatgtgaaaattcAAAGAAgagattaaataaaatacacttgtcACATTGATAAAGAGTTAGAAAGATCTTTTAAGCTAAAATTTAATACCACTTTGTATAACAAAGACACACTGTTTAGTTTGACTAGTGATTTTGTACATTGACTCGGTAACTTTTACTTTTGACTATTGAAGGTGAATGATTGGAGGGGGGTCGTACTCTACTGCAACAATTTATTCACTTTTATGTTGTGTGGGCCAGACATTCTTTTGCCATTGTGGGGTCAAATCTATAAGAACATATCTTGTGGGTTGGGCCCATCCCATATGCGTGCTGGACTGGCTGAGAATTTTGGATACAAAACCAAATCATCACAGAGTCTTCGGTTGGTGTATGTGGGGTCCAGTACCTTCTAAGAttcaaattaaaattgtttttggtCCAATTAGGCATTTAGACCTTTTGTAGCCCATGTGTAGCAactctaacatatttttaaaaataaaataatgaatgtAACATCAGTCTATTTGATCGTTGTGAACCATCTTTCAAGGTTGTTATGATatcataaaatcttataattttatgatGGCCAATATAAGTAATTAATCCGAATCTGTAATGGATCTTTGAATTTATAGCATTATAAGATCCCGATCTTAAAAGATCGGTTTGTTACTATTTAATAAGCCCATTCCCATTGGTGACTAATTGGGTTAAGTGACTTAAGTCGGTCGCATAAATAGGAtaaagaaatattaaaatatctaaCACCACACCAAACGGTTTGGTCGAGCAAACAAAGTCggactttttaaatatattcttTGTCAAGTTGTCCGAACAATAGTAACATTATTAcactaactttttaatttattatatttctaaacttttttatctaataaaataattgtttaagtttGGTTGTTGATGAATGTAAAATTTGGTTTTAGTTGAGTTGGGCAGATATAGGAGAGAAATTAGTTTTTGAATAAATAGTATTAATGGGTTGGGTTGTGAATGAGAATGACCTAAAagatatgtaataataataataataataataataataataataataataataataataataataataatagtataatgTAACGTGTCGTAATGCAAGTCTAAATGAAAAACATAATTACCTTATAGACACTAGAAATACTATTTCTTCTATACAAGTGTACAttaaacaaaactaataaaagcAGCTAGTATGGTTTTCGGCTCCATTCgatcaatttcatttgatgaCCATTCTGGATTATTTGGCGTGGCTTCGCTTGGCAGCGCCGGTCTTCCATGTGGATACGTCATGTTTATTCTTTTCCCACATAATTTTCATACACATAAGCTGCAaagttagatcaagtggttaacaTCTTTGCCTTTGAAGACAGAAGTCATGGGTTCTATCTTCATCCTTTGTTAGGCCGGAGGTCattttctatctttagatagaaccttgaagcagcctctctacgcTGTTGTGGTAGGGGTAAagctgtctacatcttaacctcccccatacaccgttgaggtattgtgacccaaaacccgtggaagaagGCATTGGACGTTACTTAATTACTTACTATAATACATAatcagaggcggtaccagaaaaaaatcCCAGagagggcaaaattaaaaatatgagaaatataaatataaaagtggtcaaaatattaaaaacctataagaaaatttttaaatcgatgaaaaatttaaaaatacatgacaaaatcatttttaaggGGGGCATTTGCCCCCTTTGCCCATGTGGTCACGcccctatatataattaatccaACGTGTTTTTAGGTTGTCCTTAATTGTTCTACTTGAGACAAATGATACTAACCTGACATCATGGGTTGTCTCTATGCGCTAAGGGCATAGAGAGACTCGTATATAGGAATGACAATGGGGCCGGTTCGGGATGGGTAGTACTAAACCCGAATTCGAACCCGATAAGAAAAATGGTACTCGAACCAGACCTGATACCCATCGAGGATCTTAATGGAGCACCTATCGGGTCAGAAGGTTCACCCAAAACCAACACCCCGTTATTGAACCCGAATCCTGACCCGAATTTATTGTCACTAACATGTTCTGTATGTGTTTCCTCAGCTTAACTAAAAAACACTCACCATGAAATCTGTGAATGCTTATTCAAGGACTATGGTATAGTACATGAGTGTAGTGACTAAATGCATAGATCTTcatcattgaattaaaattaaaggttaagatttaaaaatatttttttaattttaatcattgattttaatccaatataGAGTTCACATccatcaactttacctataaagttgataTTAACTTTAGGGAATCTTAATCCAAATGCATATGGCAGTGGCGTCGCCATTAATGCTAATAACTTCtttgaagtttttaaaactatatgatatatatactatatataatagtcCGGGTCGGGGTAGACATGTCCCAGTCCTTGTCCcgatcttttttatttttatggatttCGGATTTTCTTATCGAGGCCAGTTCTGGTTTAATTGTCATCCCTATATATAGCACGTCACTCAAATAAGTTTTAATATAGGAAAATTTTCCGCTTAATGACATTATGAAGTGATTAGTCACTAAAAAGTGATATTCGTAATAATTAAATCATGAATGGACCTTGCCTTTCTCATTAATTTCTTtgttaaaagaagaaaaaatccCAAATCCACTAACTACTACTCAATCTCATATATCCGGGTCTATCGACCGTTTGACATCCATTTATCTATGACTTTATTGTTGTTTATTCAAtatcatacatatattatgaAAGTAAAAGATAACTAGTTTCATTAACCATAACGTGAGGATAAAACGATTTCTTTTATCAAGAAAACATTATCTCTATTTGACATAAAAagaagggattagtttcctggaatgtaactatctttgaccgaatgtctatagtaggaaaaaactaaagttatgtgtattgtatgtaatcaactcgaaaaaatgtttattgtatgtaaaaaaacatacgtaacaaccatatacaggtgccacttgtcagattttaattggttgaaatgaaatgcttacatacaataaacattatttcaaagttgtttacatacaatacacacaactttagttttttcctactatagacatttgttcaaagtttcttacattcgaggaaactaatccctaaaaagaaaaattgagtATGATGTTGTCACACAGCCAAATTAGGTGAAAAATCAAtcatatcttaatcttaatatttttgcaatcttgttttgttttttgtgcaaaatataataaaaaatcaaatgagaaAGGTTTTCACCAAAACTTGAAATGTTACAACACCGTATTCatttcccccatatatataagcatcagcCTAATCCTAGCTTATTTGATCTCTATAATatggtttcttttttttctgtttCTAGTCGATCAGGGTATTCTTGGTCGAGCCAAAGAAGGAAAAACTGAGGTTTTACTTAGGTTTTTCCTTGCAAGATAGACTAAGTGTTAGGAAAGGCTTAACTAGCTCGACTTGGACTAAGGGTGTGAGGGGGCATTCAATCAGCTTAAGTAAGGGTGTTTAGACATTTAGTTTCTTATTAAGCTCGGGTCGCAGCAGTGTAGGTGTTTGAAtgtttgaatttgaacttcaaagtTGCAGACGGTTATATCCAGGGCGGGATCCTTGGCAACTTTCTGATTCGGTCAATGGTCTCGGTGATCTCTAATATCCTTGAAAAGGCTTAAATTTTAGGGGGCAATGGCAACATTAAAAAGGAGGCCGAATTTGAGTATGAAAGGAAGCTTGTTGGGACTTGGGATGTACAATCCATGTCTTACAATGAGGGAAAAAAAGTATACTTTTAACATCTATATAAGCTTGTGAGCTAGACTTATTATCATATTATCTGAGAGTAGAATTTCATTGAACTTATGTTAGGCTTGAAAATTAGCTCTAAACTGGTGGCAAGATTTGACTAAAAggtattattaatattaaaaattaattgaaaTGATCGTGTCTATAGTTTGTTAAAATTACAGGTTTCATACCTACATTTCAAAAATTACGGTTTTCATCTCTAACTTTGAGCTCCATCAatagttttggtccaaaaatGTTTGACTCTTTTTTTACCAAAAGTGATGACTTTGGCCAAATTGTTGACTTTTGGAACAAAAATTGTTGACGGGCTCCAAAGTGATAGATCATAAGCATAATTTATGAAATGTAAAGATGATCTTTATAATTAACTCCTAATATAATAAAACTTCGACAAGATACCAAAAAGCAATTCTATCCCCTCAAATAAGTTGGACTAATGAGCCACAAAGGTCACAAGAAACTAAACTTATGGATTTATGATAACGTAACCAGATAAAATTAAGATAGGAATACTACCGAGCGAAAAATTCCCAAATTATCATCTCGGTTAGTGGAAAAAATACCAAGCTATAACCGATTAGGGTTTTAAAACTTGGAAATGGGTTATGCCGCACATAGTTATATTTGAATGATATTGCTAAAGGTATTTGAATCCAATTAATATTGTCAATTGAACACGCATGACAAATTATTATTCGACCCATAATTATGTTACTAGTTTTGAAGAAACACTCGTGAGGACATCTATTGAATCAAAACTTCAACATTCACGGTTTCTTCACTTGCACATTTTGTTCAATACCATGTTAATGCAAGttatcaaaaaaagaaaaatcacacGCACATAGCCACTAGACCAAATGCAAGTTGTTTAACAAAGttcataatattattatattgtggTTTCTAATAAACATTTCACATAATCTTAAAAAgctataatataattttaaaaagctaTACTTGTAAAATATGACTAACATAATAACAAGATCAATTGCAGATTTCATTGGCAATGTCATCTATTTGTTTAGCAATATGAAGTTATAGGCATACTTCTTAGTCCTGATATGATTTATTGGCTGCACATGTTTGAATTAAAATGTAACAAAATAAAGAAGATTATGATCCATGTTGCAAGAAGTATAGATCTTGTGTGCTTTAAAGActtaaaaaaaggttaaattaTGATAAGCATGTGGAAAAAGTTGCGGTTACCTTTCATTATTATGTACTGAAAGCACGTAATATACTAATATCTGTGCTTCTAACGGCACGTATTGTTTGAAATGCTAAAGTACGTAACTAAGCAAATGGTCCTGATTTTTGGGCCAAGCCGCCATAAGGCAATTTCATGACTTCTGTTCTGTCAACACCTTTTTGTTTGATTGTTCACAGGCCCCAGTACTCTCCATAGATGAAAAGTTATGGGAATTTGGATTTTAAAAAACCACCTAAATATATGAATTTTGATCTGTATAAATGCATATACATCCAATAGTTAACTACTATGTAGTCACATTGTAACTTATCTTACATGAACTAATGAAGACGGAAATAGAAGTCCAGTAtgaatcaaatattcaaataaatTCACTGTTTTATCATAAGAAGAGGATGAtatcataaaagaaaaagaccTAGAATACAATATGAACAGATTGTGTGGCAACATCATGTTATGACTTGTGATCATGAAGCTACCTTCGACTTGTATACCTTTGCACATATGATATAAaccaacatgtttaaaaagctAAGCCCGGCCAAAAGCCAAAAGAAGTAATCAAGATGACCTTCATTCAAATTATCTGGTATCCAACCGGGCTTCCCACCCCGAGAAGTAATATATGTAACGACCGTCAAAATGAAAGAGCTAAAGTAATTACCTAAAGCAGTGGTCAATAGTGACAGCGCACTACACAAGCTACGCATGGCATCAGGTGATTGGTCATAGAAAAATTCTAGCTTCCCGATGATAAAGAAAACTTCAGCAGCGCCTAACAATATATACTGAGGTGCTTGCCAGAAGACATTCATTGGTACTGCCACACTTTGGTTGACCAAATCATGTGATCTTGCAATATCAAGACGCTTTATCTCGACCAATGCTGCAGCCGCCATGCAAATAATGGAAAGAAAAAGACCAATACCCATTCGTTGAAGCTCAGAAAACCCCCTTCCTTCACCTGTGAATTTCCTAGCTATGGGTACAACAAGTCTGTCATAAATTGGTACCCAGATGATGACACTGATGAAATCAAAAGTCGTAAGAGAAGCAGCAGGCAAGGTGAATGACCCAATACGGGTGTCCATCGCCATTCCTTGCTCCACAAATAGTGTTGACATTTGCGCATAAACAGCAGCGAAAACGATTCCTGTTGCCCAGATTGGAAACATCCTGATCAAGATTTTAAATTCTTCTACCTGTGTTACAGTGCATAGCCTCCATGAATTTGAGTATAATTCATTTCCATGTTCCATAGATGACACAATCGCAGCTTTATCAAGGCACctagaaaacaaataacagAAAATTTCAAAGGACAATCGATTTTGAAATCTCGACAAACACCCATCTCAAGAAAATTACTTCAACTCATCAGTATGCATGATTTTCCGACTCCCACCAATTGCAGAGACTTTTTCTGGAGTTTCAAACAAGAGAGAGCTATCGATAGGAACTGGCATATTCCTTTTGTGAAATGATGCAACCAAAACCTGGCAAATTCTTGTAATAGGGCTGCCCCCGGGCTTCTGAAATCTATAAAGAGGGGTTCCAGCAAAGAAACTAAAGATAGCAACGCCCATAAAGAATGCAGGGATTGCAAACCCTAAGCCCCATCCTTTGTTTTCTTGAATCCATACTATATATGTACCTGATACCAAGGCCCCAATGTTGattgaaaaataaaaccaaTTGAAGAAGGATCCTTTCCTCACCTTCTCCTTTGGATCAGTGTCATCAAACTGATCAGCCCCAAATGACGAAACACATGGTTTGATCCCCCCGGTTCCAAGTGCAATGAGGTAAAGCCCGGTATAGAAAAATGCATACTGAGAAGGGGTAGCTGAAGGGCACATAGCACCTACACATTCAACGGGCTTCAAAGCAGGGATGGATGCCGAGAGAGTCAATGTGCACATTCCCTGTATGGGAAAATTTGGTCAGATACGATTacatataaagtttttaaaaatagaaaaagttagAAGTTTAAAAGTTTGATACTTACGATGAAATATATTACAGAAAAGACAGCAATAGTCCAATATCTTCCCCAATATGCATCTGCCAAGACAGCACCAATAAGTGGAGTAAGATAGCAAGTTCCTTGCCACGTTGTCACATTACTGGCAGCAACAGCATTTCCTTGATGCAATTTTTTGGTGAGGTAGCTGATGAGATTAGTGGATATCCCGTTATAGGCCAGACGCTCACAACACTCGTTACCTGTTTTTAACTCTACATTGTTAATATACgaataaacttaataaatacaTGAAGCACAAAGACAACGAAAGAGTACCAAGTATAAAGGGGCATGCTTTCCAATTTCCAGAATTGCTTTTCAAAACAGGTTGTCCTTTAATGTCGACTGACCCATCTCCTGTATACAAACTGTTTTCACTCTACATAGGAAATCAGATGTAAAGGTCAGGTCTAAGTTTGCACTTATGATAGTCAAGCATAAATATTTCACTGCTACTCTACAAATTGCTAGTAGAAGAAAATCATAGCTATAATATTCGTATACAACATTTATAATCTACAAATCTTTCATAATACCTAAAGGATACTTCCTATATGTCAACCATATTCAAAACTATGTTGTAGAATCTGAATAGTTGAAAATTAGATTAAGGTCAAAGACTATATTTTGGCacttaaataaaatatagatatatcacAGCCCACCTGGACGTTTGTGGAAATGTATGTGATTAGGTGCCCGTATAAGTCCATTGTAATTTAGAAAAGATGATCGCTTAAAACCTTCCCTACATTCCCAAATAATAACGTACAATTAGGACTGTCCATCTGGAAGAAGCATCAGTCTTCCGACTTTGTGACTATTCTACTATTTGATCGTGATACGCTTCCTGTGTAAAGAGTGAGTATACCCTCCCAAAGTCTTGGATCAAACTTGGACTGATAACTTGAAAACGTAACATCTATGATCTAAATAATTTTACTGTAATAGACAAATAATTTAGCACGACTTAAGTCCTCCACAACGTTAGCTTAGCAGTCAGAATCACAAACATGCAATACAAGTTCACGGGTTCAAATCGCAGCCTAGTACTATAATTTGCACAATTTATATTCTCCACAGACACCACGGGACAGGTCAATGTGGCCCGAAAGGTGGATTAGGATATCGTTTTATAATTCAATTCAACTTTGTTTTCTTTAAAACTATCATttttacactatatatatatatatatatatatatatataacagatcAGATCTTCTCATGTTGTCTAAAAATACAGTGGTCCCTTTTATTTCAGACCAAAACCGAGTTCCTTAATAAGTCAAAAATGAGAAACTAAGATCTAAATCTAACATATTTTTGTAAGCAGATAATGCTATTGAAGAAACCTAGAGCATTCAGAGTGGAGCCTTGATCACATTGTGATCACAACATCAATATCACACCGAACCTTTTAACGGACCACACTGACATAGTGTGGTCTCCTTCACACCCACCGAGTGGATCACGCCGTGACAGATCACATTGTAGTATGAGAAAGACAAATGAATCATGATCAACAACAAATATCTAACTATGAAGTAGTAATCAAAACCAATGCCTTTGGATTCTAAGTAATAATTATCAAAATACTcgaacaaaaagtcaaaatccaaaagttaataaacaaatatatatggttGAGATAAgtaatacgagtattattattCAACAGTAAAAGTAGATATTAACTAACCTCAATCAGACCACCTTCCAACAACAATCTATCTTCTTCATGGCGCCCCATCAAAATATACGTAAAttttggtgtgtgtgtgtgtgtgcgcttTTGTTTAATGTAGATAGGAGGAGGGAGAATCTGGGTGTTTTGTCTTTTTTAGTAAAATAAAGGATAAAAGATTTTCCCATAAAATACAGCAGAGTGAGAGGGACGTCTCAAATTAACTACCAAATTTTATTGAGGGAAAAATGTGGAAAGGATTCCTTTTAATCACATGACTAGAGtcattgtcatgagtcatgttaaTGTTAAGATGTTGTTGACCCTCAATCAAAATCAATGGACAAGATTAAGATGTCTTTGAATCTTTTCCATTGATTTTCATTCAGTGGTCAAGATCTCTATAATTTGACTCAAATTGAGAGGTCAACTTGAGAAAATCCTCTCCCAAAAAAATAATGATGGGAAAATTACATAAATGGTTTAATCTTATAAATTTTATCAGACACTTTCATAAAATTTGTCTATATATTTTCTCTTATAAAACAAGTTGTCTCGCTTGTTAATAACTTGATATGTCTAAattatctaatttttttatCCATTAGTTTGAATATTAtcactaatatacatataatatccttaaatctcaacaattcattttcttttatctccttaaatctcaaccactcattttttttcctctctcctacataaaacattatatacctctaattcattcaaaatcttttatttcaaaaccatacatcgataaattataaaagatatatgagtgtctttaaaatttcatgtttttcattagagaggtcattca
The sequence above is drawn from the Erigeron canadensis isolate Cc75 chromosome 4, C_canadensis_v1, whole genome shotgun sequence genome and encodes:
- the LOC122596118 gene encoding protein NRT1/ PTR FAMILY 8.3-like; this encodes MGRHEEDRLLLEGGLIESENSLYTGDGSVDIKGQPVLKSNSGNWKACPFILGNECCERLAYNGISTNLISYLTKKLHQGNAVAASNVTTWQGTCYLTPLIGAVLADAYWGRYWTIAVFSVIYFIGMCTLTLSASIPALKPVECVGAMCPSATPSQYAFFYTGLYLIALGTGGIKPCVSSFGADQFDDTDPKEKVRKGSFFNWFYFSINIGALVSGTYIVWIQENKGWGLGFAIPAFFMGVAIFSFFAGTPLYRFQKPGGSPITRICQVLVASFHKRNMPVPIDSSLLFETPEKVSAIGGSRKIMHTDELKCLDKAAIVSSMEHGNELYSNSWRLCTVTQVEEFKILIRMFPIWATGIVFAAVYAQMSTLFVEQGMAMDTRIGSFTLPAASLTTFDFISVIIWVPIYDRLVVPIARKFTGEGRGFSELQRMGIGLFLSIICMAAAALVEIKRLDIARSHDLVNQSVAVPMNVFWQAPQYILLGAAEVFFIIGKLEFFYDQSPDAMRSLCSALSLLTTALGNYFSSFILTVVTYITSRGGKPGWIPDNLNEGHLDYFFWLLAGLSFLNMLVYIICAKVYKSKVAS